A single Bacillus sp. OxB-1 DNA region contains:
- a CDS encoding uracil-DNA glycosylase, which translates to MEKKIFGNDWDDVLEHEFQKPYYQQLREFLKVEYSKETIYPAMDDLWTAFKLTPFEEVKVVILGQDPYHGPGQAHGLSFSVQPGVPLPPSLRNLFKELSTDIGCALPEEGTLTGWARQGVLMLNTVLTVREGKAHSHRGQGWEPFTDEVIRQLSVREKPVVFILWGRPAQQKKKLIDTTRNAVIESVHPSPLSASRGFFGSRPYSGTNQILKSWNEKPIDWCQVNRFE; encoded by the coding sequence ATGGAGAAGAAAATATTCGGTAATGATTGGGATGACGTGCTGGAGCATGAATTCCAGAAGCCGTATTACCAACAGCTCCGGGAATTTTTGAAGGTCGAATACAGCAAGGAAACCATCTACCCGGCGATGGATGATTTGTGGACAGCTTTCAAATTAACCCCTTTTGAAGAAGTGAAAGTCGTCATTTTGGGACAAGATCCCTATCACGGGCCGGGGCAGGCGCACGGCTTGAGCTTTTCCGTACAACCGGGCGTTCCATTGCCGCCGAGCTTGCGGAATTTATTCAAAGAATTATCGACGGATATCGGATGCGCCCTTCCCGAAGAGGGCACATTGACAGGATGGGCACGCCAAGGGGTCCTGATGCTGAACACGGTGCTGACCGTGCGGGAAGGCAAAGCCCACTCCCACCGGGGGCAGGGGTGGGAACCGTTCACGGATGAGGTGATCCGCCAATTGTCCGTGCGGGAAAAGCCGGTAGTGTTCATCCTTTGGGGACGTCCCGCGCAACAAAAGAAGAAACTCATCGACACAACCCGGAATGCGGTCATCGAATCCGTACACCCGAGCCCGCTCAGCGCCAGCCGCGGCTTCTTCGGGAGCCGTCCCTATTCCGGAACCAATCAAATCCTGAAGTCGTGGAATGAAAAACCAATCGACTGGTGCCAGGTGAATCGTTTTGAATAA
- a CDS encoding uracil-DNA glycosylase, producing MAVNCFRCRNFYVTWEPKHPRGCKAYGFKSRELPSVVVQRSSGMECMKFEPKTRE from the coding sequence GTGGCTGTCAATTGCTTTCGATGCCGAAACTTCTACGTGACGTGGGAGCCGAAACATCCGCGGGGATGCAAGGCATACGGATTCAAGTCGAGGGAGCTGCCGTCCGTCGTCGTCCAACGGTCCTCCGGCATGGAATGTATGAAATTCGAACCGAAAACGAGGGAGTGA
- a CDS encoding YwdI family protein, with translation MISQQQLFAEMERQLQMAKRAGDERTVRESLAAIRSLCEVVLGGEAKPEIPAMPITSFETNVLEEEDANGGSIFDF, from the coding sequence ATGATTTCACAACAACAACTATTTGCGGAGATGGAGCGGCAGCTGCAGATGGCGAAGCGGGCGGGGGATGAACGGACGGTCCGGGAGTCATTGGCCGCCATCCGTTCGCTTTGCGAGGTCGTGCTTGGCGGGGAGGCGAAGCCCGAGATACCGGCTATGCCGATCACTTCATTTGAAACGAATGTGTTGGAGGAAGAGGATGCCAATGGGGGCTCCATCTTTGATTTCTAA
- a CDS encoding DUF423 domain-containing protein, whose translation MPFFIIAGAVNAAMAVALGAFGAHALKERLSERYLAIWETAVQYQMFHAIGLLAIGILMSSSLFGPSTSLSWAGYLILAGIIIFSGSLYVLSLSGIGVLGAITPIGGVAFIIGWIMLIVAAVQFGK comes from the coding sequence ATGCCATTTTTCATTATTGCGGGGGCGGTCAATGCCGCCATGGCCGTTGCGCTTGGAGCGTTTGGTGCGCATGCGCTGAAAGAGCGGTTGTCGGAACGGTATTTGGCCATCTGGGAAACCGCGGTGCAATATCAAATGTTCCACGCGATCGGATTGCTGGCGATCGGTATTTTGATGAGTTCTTCTCTATTCGGACCATCAACATCCCTGTCATGGGCCGGGTATTTGATTTTGGCCGGGATCATCATCTTTTCGGGAAGCTTATATGTGCTCAGCCTATCGGGAATCGGCGTGCTTGGCGCCATCACTCCGATCGGCGGCGTCGCGTTTATCATCGGGTGGATCATGCTGATTGTCGCAGCTGTCCAATTTGGAAAATAA
- the gerQ gene encoding spore coat protein GerQ encodes MVQYYWNPTYQNQHVAPPVTLPGGRSPVQGREESYIENILRLNRGKIGNFHFSFEHGATGTTAKNVRGMVEAAGRDHVILSESGTGHRYLFPMIYFDYAEFDEELRYFNQTP; translated from the coding sequence TTGGTTCAATATTATTGGAACCCTACCTATCAAAATCAGCATGTCGCGCCGCCAGTGACGCTTCCGGGCGGAAGGTCGCCTGTACAAGGGCGGGAAGAATCGTATATCGAGAACATCTTACGTCTGAATCGCGGGAAAATCGGTAATTTCCACTTTTCTTTCGAGCATGGCGCGACGGGCACAACCGCTAAAAATGTCCGGGGCATGGTAGAAGCAGCGGGACGTGACCACGTCATCTTGAGCGAATCGGGGACTGGGCATCGCTATTTATTCCCGATGATCTACTTCGATTACGCGGAATTTGATGAGGAGCTGCGTTATTTTAATCAGACGCCATAA
- the hemQ gene encoding hydrogen peroxide-dependent heme synthase: protein MNEAAITLDGWYVLHDLRSMDWASWKAISKEERQAAVDEFLAYLEKLQQADDAKTGSHAFYTVVGQKADFMLMTLRPTMDELQELEAEFNKLTIADFTIPAYSYVSVVELSNYLAGESDEDPYQNPYVRGRLYPELPRNQYICFYPMDKKREGDDNWYMLDMDKRKELMRSHGLIGRSYAGKVKQIISGSVGFDDYEWGVTLFSDDVLQFKKLVYEMRFDEVSARYGVFGSFFVGTILEGDKKAEFFKI, encoded by the coding sequence TTGAATGAAGCAGCGATCACACTCGATGGATGGTATGTATTACATGACTTGCGCTCCATGGACTGGGCATCTTGGAAAGCGATTTCGAAAGAGGAACGCCAAGCGGCAGTCGATGAATTCCTCGCCTACCTGGAAAAATTGCAACAAGCGGATGACGCCAAAACAGGAAGTCACGCCTTCTATACAGTCGTCGGACAAAAAGCGGATTTCATGCTCATGACATTGCGTCCAACGATGGATGAACTGCAAGAACTGGAAGCTGAATTCAATAAACTGACGATTGCCGATTTCACAATCCCGGCGTATTCGTATGTTTCCGTCGTAGAATTGTCTAATTATCTAGCTGGCGAATCGGATGAAGACCCATATCAGAATCCGTATGTCCGTGGTCGTCTCTATCCGGAATTGCCGCGCAACCAGTATATCTGTTTCTACCCGATGGACAAAAAGCGCGAAGGCGACGACAACTGGTATATGCTCGATATGGACAAGCGGAAAGAATTGATGCGCAGCCACGGCTTGATCGGCCGCAGCTATGCAGGAAAAGTGAAACAGATCATTTCCGGTTCTGTCGGTTTTGACGACTATGAGTGGGGCGTCACTTTATTTTCAGATGACGTTCTTCAGTTCAAGAAACTTGTCTATGAAATGCGTTTCGATGAAGTGAGCGCGCGCTACGGCGTATTCGGCTCATTCTTCGTCGGCACCATTTTAGAAGGCGATAAAAAAGCGGAGTTCTTTAAAATCTGA
- the pta gene encoding phosphate acetyltransferase has translation MTMDLFDVIRKQLAGQKKTIVLPEGWDGRIVTAAARLHAEGCVTPLLLGKEEQVKAAASEAGVDISGISIVDPEQAPYFEELVGQFVERRGVRPSAGEARELLKDVNYFGTMLVYTNRADGLVSGAAHSTADTVRPALQIIKTRPGVSRTSGAFIMMKGTERLVFADCAITVAPTAEELAQIAIESAKTARSFGVEPRVAMLSFSTKGSAVTEETEKVAKAVQIAKMLEPDLPLDGEFQFDAAYVPEIAAKKAPDSILQGDATVFVFPTLEAGNIGYKLTERLGGYEAIGPVLQGLNAPVNDLSRGCSADDVYKVSLLTAAQSLS, from the coding sequence TTGACGATGGATTTATTTGACGTGATTCGGAAGCAATTGGCGGGGCAGAAGAAGACGATCGTTCTCCCGGAAGGCTGGGATGGTCGGATTGTGACAGCAGCTGCGAGGCTCCACGCGGAAGGTTGCGTGACGCCGCTTTTGCTTGGCAAGGAAGAACAAGTGAAGGCGGCGGCTTCAGAAGCGGGCGTCGATATCTCAGGGATCTCGATTGTCGACCCGGAGCAAGCTCCGTATTTCGAGGAACTCGTCGGACAATTCGTGGAAAGACGGGGAGTGCGCCCCTCCGCGGGAGAGGCCCGCGAGTTGTTGAAGGACGTCAATTATTTCGGGACGATGCTCGTCTATACGAACCGGGCGGATGGCCTGGTCAGCGGCGCCGCCCATTCGACAGCGGATACTGTGCGGCCGGCACTTCAGATCATTAAGACCCGGCCGGGGGTCTCACGGACGAGCGGAGCTTTCATTATGATGAAAGGGACAGAGCGGCTTGTGTTCGCGGATTGCGCCATTACTGTAGCTCCCACCGCAGAGGAACTTGCCCAAATTGCGATTGAAAGTGCGAAAACCGCAAGATCATTCGGCGTGGAACCGCGCGTCGCGATGCTGTCGTTCTCGACCAAAGGCTCCGCGGTGACGGAAGAGACGGAAAAAGTGGCGAAAGCGGTGCAAATCGCCAAAATGCTCGAACCGGATTTGCCGCTCGATGGGGAATTCCAATTTGATGCGGCCTATGTACCGGAAATCGCCGCGAAGAAGGCACCGGATTCCATCCTCCAAGGGGACGCCACTGTATTCGTCTTCCCGACACTGGAAGCGGGGAACATCGGATACAAATTGACAGAGCGGCTCGGCGGCTATGAAGCGATCGGTCCTGTTCTGCAAGGGCTGAACGCACCGGTGAACGATCTGTCGCGCGGCTGCTCGGCGGATGACGTATATAAAGTTTCCTTGCTGACAGCGGCACAAAGTTTATCTTAA
- a CDS encoding lipoate--protein ligase family protein, with protein MVQSLLHIPEWRFIDESMSARSRSALESFAADDTLCHLVGQQLSVPAVRTWVHEETVVLGIQDHRLPHVEEAIEMLKARGYRVIVRNSGGLAVVLDGGVLNISIVLSEREGAIDIPAGYETMLEFVRLLFPEAGERIEAYEIVGSYCPGSYDLSIGGKKFAGISQRRLRSGIAVQVYLCVEGNGAARAEVIRDVYDIGLQGKSTKFIYPSIRPEVMASLEELLGMPLTVGDVMIRVQTLLDGLADRITVGGFQADEMDLYNFYLNRVVERNKKMLV; from the coding sequence ATGGTACAGTCGTTATTACACATACCGGAATGGCGGTTCATCGACGAGTCGATGTCGGCTCGCAGCCGATCCGCCTTGGAATCTTTCGCAGCGGATGACACCCTTTGCCATCTCGTCGGCCAGCAGCTGAGCGTGCCGGCCGTCCGGACGTGGGTCCATGAAGAGACTGTCGTGCTCGGCATCCAGGATCACCGTCTCCCTCACGTCGAGGAGGCAATCGAGATGCTGAAAGCGAGAGGGTACCGGGTGATTGTTCGGAATTCGGGCGGTTTGGCAGTCGTCCTGGACGGGGGTGTCTTGAATATTTCCATCGTCTTATCGGAGCGCGAAGGGGCCATTGATATCCCGGCAGGCTACGAAACGATGCTGGAATTCGTCCGCCTGCTATTTCCGGAGGCCGGGGAGCGGATCGAAGCGTATGAAATTGTCGGTTCTTACTGCCCCGGCTCCTACGACCTCAGCATCGGCGGCAAGAAATTCGCCGGCATCTCCCAGCGCCGGCTCCGCTCCGGCATCGCCGTCCAAGTGTACCTTTGCGTCGAAGGAAACGGCGCGGCGCGGGCGGAGGTCATCCGGGACGTTTATGATATAGGGTTGCAAGGGAAATCGACCAAGTTCATCTATCCGTCCATTCGTCCCGAAGTGATGGCATCGCTGGAGGAACTGCTCGGCATGCCGCTAACCGTCGGCGACGTCATGATCCGCGTACAAACCTTGCTGGACGGACTGGCCGATCGCATCACTGTCGGCGGGTTCCAAGCGGACGAGATGGACTTATACAACTTCTACCTTAACCGCGTTGTTGAACGGAACAAAAAAATGCTGGTCTGA
- a CDS encoding RsfA family transcriptional regulator codes for MVKVRQDAWVEENDILLAETVLRHVREGSTQLSAFEEVGDLLNRTAAACGFRWNAVVRRDYEKELAEAKKERKQAMRVLGKDFKRRGQQLYTPSQGGDEEQKTSVPLSALSLDTVIAYLVRMHHSGAGDNESLRWKQTAKIAQEKMEELENEIEKLRQENKTLRDDYDQFVQIMNRARRLVTLEDDAERTAPVFKMEQNGNLVSKEPPINH; via the coding sequence ATGGTGAAAGTTAGACAGGATGCTTGGGTAGAAGAAAATGATATTTTATTGGCCGAGACGGTGTTGCGGCATGTCCGCGAAGGAAGCACGCAATTGAGCGCGTTCGAAGAGGTCGGGGATTTGTTGAACCGGACCGCGGCGGCATGCGGTTTCCGCTGGAATGCGGTAGTCCGCCGCGATTATGAGAAAGAATTGGCGGAAGCGAAAAAGGAACGGAAGCAGGCCATGCGGGTTCTCGGAAAAGACTTCAAACGACGCGGCCAGCAATTGTACACCCCTTCCCAGGGCGGGGATGAAGAACAAAAGACTTCTGTTCCTCTATCAGCCCTATCCCTAGATACCGTCATCGCCTATCTCGTCAGAATGCACCACTCCGGGGCGGGCGACAACGAATCTTTGCGTTGGAAACAAACTGCGAAAATCGCACAAGAAAAAATGGAAGAACTCGAGAATGAGATTGAGAAACTTCGCCAAGAGAATAAAACCTTGCGAGATGACTACGATCAGTTCGTCCAGATCATGAACCGGGCACGCCGCCTCGTTACGCTGGAAGATGACGCCGAACGGACCGCCCCCGTTTTCAAAATGGAACAAAACGGAAACCTCGTTTCGAAAGAGCCACCGATTAATCACTGA
- a CDS encoding HD domain-containing protein — translation MAYEHEKLFEEKVFKDPVHRYIHVRDKVIWDVIGTREFQRLRRIRQLGTTYLVFHGAEHSRFQHSLGVYEIVRRILDDGFVNRPEWRKEERLVTLCAALLHDLGHGPFSHAFEKVFHLDHEQFTQGILLGDTEVNEVLRRVGDDFPQKVADVIGKTYPDKLVVSLISSQIDADRMDYLQRDAYYTGVSYGHFDMERILRVMRPTEEQAVVKYSGMHAVEDYIMSRYQMYWQVYFHPVSRSAEVILMKILHRAKHLHERGYTFKQEPAHFHSFFERTYELEDYISLDESVLLTYFQLWTKENDPILADLCYRFINRRLFQHVEFDPATEYRKIGELERLFKEAGIDPNYYLIADSSSDLPYDFYRPGEENERLPIYLQMPTGELRELSRSSDIVDAISGKRRTDHKLYFPEDVLLEGKDENPIYERILHMLKNEGGV, via the coding sequence ATGGCATACGAACATGAAAAACTGTTTGAAGAAAAAGTGTTTAAAGATCCGGTGCACCGCTATATCCATGTGCGGGACAAAGTGATCTGGGATGTCATCGGAACCCGGGAATTCCAGCGGTTGCGTCGGATCCGGCAACTCGGCACCACGTATCTCGTATTCCACGGCGCTGAGCATAGCCGCTTCCAGCATTCCCTGGGCGTCTATGAAATCGTACGCCGCATTCTGGACGACGGCTTCGTCAACCGGCCCGAGTGGCGGAAGGAAGAACGCCTCGTGACATTATGCGCCGCCTTGCTGCACGATCTCGGCCATGGCCCGTTTTCGCATGCGTTTGAAAAAGTGTTTCATTTGGACCATGAACAATTCACGCAGGGCATCCTGCTCGGCGATACCGAGGTGAATGAAGTGCTCCGCCGCGTCGGGGATGACTTTCCGCAAAAAGTGGCGGACGTCATCGGCAAGACGTATCCGGACAAGCTCGTCGTCAGTCTCATCTCGAGCCAGATTGACGCGGACCGGATGGATTATTTGCAGCGCGATGCCTATTATACGGGGGTGTCGTACGGCCATTTTGATATGGAGCGGATTTTGCGCGTCATGCGTCCGACCGAAGAGCAGGCTGTTGTCAAATATAGCGGTATGCACGCGGTGGAGGACTATATCATGAGCCGCTATCAAATGTACTGGCAAGTGTATTTTCATCCGGTTTCCCGCAGCGCCGAAGTGATTTTGATGAAAATCTTACATCGGGCGAAACATCTTCATGAAAGAGGGTATACGTTTAAGCAAGAGCCGGCTCACTTCCATTCCTTCTTCGAACGGACGTATGAGCTGGAAGATTATATTTCACTGGACGAGAGCGTGTTATTGACATATTTCCAATTATGGACAAAGGAGAACGACCCGATTCTGGCGGATCTTTGCTATCGATTCATAAACCGGCGGCTGTTTCAGCACGTCGAATTCGACCCGGCGACGGAGTACCGGAAAATCGGGGAGTTGGAACGGTTGTTCAAAGAAGCGGGCATCGATCCCAACTATTATTTGATTGCCGATTCGTCCTCCGATCTGCCCTATGATTTCTATCGGCCGGGGGAGGAGAACGAACGCCTGCCGATTTATTTGCAAATGCCGACTGGGGAACTGCGGGAATTATCCCGTTCCTCCGATATCGTCGATGCCATATCGGGAAAGCGCCGGACGGATCACAAGCTCTATTTCCCGGAAGACGTCCTGTTGGAAGGTAAAGACGAAAATCCAATCTATGAACGGATCTTACATATGTTGAAAAATGAGGGAGGGGTATGA
- a CDS encoding YwgA family protein produces MLQEHAKIVQFISLANEVSGRKKLQKMVYIAKKMNFPFAEKYELHMYGPYSEELTLRVEELCEMGFLAEQRTDKGSYVRYSYQVTEEGAGFLETAESPHELLSTCIERLNEKSSRFLELVSTLLYFDHLERDEQIAKVHIVKNKLNFSDEEMTNAFDFIAELQACAAM; encoded by the coding sequence TTGTTACAGGAACATGCCAAAATTGTGCAATTTATATCACTTGCGAATGAAGTGAGCGGGCGGAAAAAATTGCAAAAAATGGTGTATATTGCGAAAAAGATGAATTTCCCGTTCGCGGAGAAATATGAATTGCATATGTACGGGCCGTACTCGGAAGAGCTGACACTGCGTGTGGAGGAGCTTTGCGAAATGGGATTCTTGGCGGAACAGCGCACGGACAAGGGGTCGTACGTCCGCTACAGCTACCAGGTGACAGAAGAAGGGGCCGGATTTCTTGAAACGGCCGAGTCGCCGCATGAGCTTTTATCGACCTGCATCGAACGGTTGAATGAAAAAAGTTCAAGATTCCTGGAACTGGTTTCGACTTTGCTCTATTTCGACCATCTGGAGCGGGACGAGCAAATTGCCAAAGTCCATATCGTGAAAAATAAATTGAATTTCTCAGACGAGGAAATGACGAACGCATTTGATTTCATTGCCGAACTGCAAGCGTGCGCGGCGATGTAA
- a CDS encoding 2-hydroxymuconate tautomerase encodes MPYVTVKMLEGRSEEQKRALCEKVTEVVVETTGAPAEAVVVFIEEMTKSHYAVAGKRLSDQ; translated from the coding sequence ATGCCATACGTAACTGTGAAAATGCTTGAAGGGCGTTCGGAAGAACAAAAACGCGCGCTTTGTGAAAAAGTGACGGAAGTGGTCGTCGAAACGACGGGCGCTCCTGCTGAAGCGGTTGTCGTTTTCATCGAGGAAATGACAAAAAGCCATTACGCTGTTGCCGGAAAACGCTTGAGCGATCAATAA
- a CDS encoding YwhD family protein, protein MANEEKPKQKMGFTIIKDDPIDGHKGFGVGALSLENVSPVIIDVEEGTASIEIGAMHARSDIERGIKFTTDRADSEGGKPYWLVWVTIDFKEDGPYYAGVTACEMIVNREKRRGYKILADHVNRMDKSMKRQIIVDQMDDDSKKVLAEFLSTHNEEMWKRSEPKLHVDLGVDSPGL, encoded by the coding sequence ATGGCAAATGAAGAAAAGCCGAAACAGAAAATGGGCTTCACGATCATAAAAGACGATCCGATCGATGGACATAAAGGATTCGGAGTCGGTGCGTTATCATTGGAAAATGTGTCGCCCGTCATCATCGACGTAGAAGAGGGGACCGCCAGCATCGAAATCGGTGCCATGCACGCCCGAAGCGATATTGAACGAGGCATCAAATTCACGACGGACCGGGCGGATTCCGAGGGCGGCAAACCGTATTGGCTCGTGTGGGTCACGATTGATTTCAAAGAAGACGGTCCGTACTACGCAGGCGTGACGGCGTGTGAGATGATCGTCAACCGCGAAAAGCGCCGCGGCTACAAAATACTGGCAGATCATGTGAACAGAATGGACAAATCCATGAAGCGTCAGATCATTGTCGATCAGATGGACGACGACTCGAAAAAAGTGCTGGCTGAGTTCCTCTCAACCCACAATGAGGAGATGTGGAAGCGGAGCGAGCCGAAGCTCCATGTCGATCTAGGCGTGGATTCGCCGGGGTTATAA
- a CDS encoding transglycosylase domain-containing protein, which produces MRRTVFVKKRKRQVTIRRILLLSVMALTAALTIFLSLRIYAQITGAPSLSVPKATIFLDKNGNQIGDRFSLERRYWVGLDEISPMLIDAVIATEDKNFYKHNGFDYRRIAGAVLKDIKTMRKAEGASTITQQYARNLYLTHEKSWSRKVNEALYAYRMERFYEKDVILEGYLNTVYFGHGMYGVEAASRFYFGKSAKDLTLEESAVITAIAKGPSVYSPVDNPTRSKERQQLVLSLMEEEGFITEQQEERAKNEPIRLKTQEWQDTKRVAPYFLDEVWREAERLLAEKGRHPGEGGWTIRTTLDPHHQQTAEEVIAKWMPDSGLQVGFISMEPNTGAITSLVGGVDYAESPFNRATQAKRQPGSAMKPILYAAALENGYSPLTFLSTEKTVFTYDEGRSTYVPNNVNGKFANQPISLAQAIAISDNIYAVKTLEDIGYKKFSKMAERLGIDTQFPESPAVALGTSEVTLFDMTKAYNRIASEGMAVEPMTIYAITDAEGKTVYEHPEQKGKRAMTEQDAFILTHLMTGMFDPVFNDHLNATGISMREQQSRPYAAKSGTTLSDQYLIGYSPSLTAGIWNGFDKGLQLSNPIDKAASKKIWMEFMEEAHKGNAPEPFLPPPGVSNVKIDVETGGIAVAGCDRQRFVYVKEKDIPQKLCTDRALREQRSSGKGDDKKFDLFPFSFFE; this is translated from the coding sequence ATGCGACGAACGGTGTTTGTAAAAAAGAGGAAACGGCAAGTGACGATCAGGCGGATACTGCTGCTTTCAGTCATGGCATTGACTGCGGCGCTGACCATCTTCCTATCCCTTCGAATCTATGCCCAGATTACAGGGGCACCTTCTTTGAGCGTGCCGAAAGCCACTATTTTCTTGGATAAAAACGGCAACCAGATCGGCGATCGCTTTTCACTCGAACGGCGGTATTGGGTCGGCCTGGATGAAATTTCACCTATGTTGATAGACGCGGTCATTGCGACGGAGGATAAGAACTTCTACAAACATAACGGGTTCGATTACCGACGGATTGCCGGCGCCGTCTTGAAAGATATCAAAACGATGCGAAAAGCCGAAGGGGCCAGTACGATCACCCAGCAGTATGCCCGGAACCTCTATTTGACACATGAAAAGAGTTGGAGCCGGAAAGTCAATGAAGCGCTCTACGCCTATCGGATGGAGCGATTTTACGAAAAAGATGTCATATTGGAAGGCTATTTGAATACAGTCTATTTCGGGCACGGCATGTATGGTGTCGAAGCGGCCAGCCGGTTTTATTTCGGAAAGTCGGCTAAGGATCTGACCTTGGAGGAGTCCGCTGTCATCACGGCGATTGCGAAGGGGCCTTCGGTTTATTCCCCTGTGGATAATCCCACGAGGTCGAAGGAACGCCAGCAGTTGGTCCTGTCGCTGATGGAAGAGGAAGGGTTCATTACCGAGCAGCAGGAGGAGCGGGCGAAGAATGAGCCGATCCGCCTCAAGACGCAGGAATGGCAGGATACGAAACGGGTCGCCCCGTATTTCCTGGACGAAGTGTGGCGGGAAGCGGAACGGCTGTTGGCCGAGAAAGGGCGCCATCCGGGTGAGGGCGGCTGGACGATCCGGACGACGCTGGATCCCCATCACCAGCAAACCGCGGAGGAAGTCATTGCGAAATGGATGCCGGACAGCGGCTTGCAAGTCGGATTCATCTCGATGGAACCGAACACCGGAGCAATCACTTCGCTTGTCGGGGGTGTCGATTACGCCGAAAGTCCGTTCAACCGGGCAACGCAAGCAAAACGGCAACCCGGCTCGGCAATGAAACCGATTCTGTATGCGGCGGCATTGGAAAACGGATACAGCCCGCTCACGTTCCTCTCTACCGAAAAGACTGTCTTTACGTATGATGAAGGACGCTCCACTTATGTGCCGAATAATGTGAACGGCAAATTCGCCAATCAACCGATTTCGCTCGCCCAGGCCATTGCCATTTCGGATAATATCTACGCCGTCAAGACGCTGGAAGACATCGGGTATAAGAAATTTTCCAAGATGGCGGAACGGCTCGGCATCGATACCCAATTTCCGGAGTCTCCGGCGGTCGCTCTCGGGACGTCGGAAGTGACCTTATTCGATATGACCAAAGCCTACAACCGCATTGCATCCGAGGGAATGGCAGTGGAACCGATGACCATTTACGCCATCACGGACGCGGAAGGCAAGACGGTCTACGAACACCCGGAACAAAAAGGTAAACGGGCCATGACCGAACAGGATGCGTTCATTCTTACACATTTGATGACGGGCATGTTCGACCCTGTATTCAATGATCATTTGAATGCAACCGGAATTTCCATGCGGGAACAACAGTCGCGCCCGTATGCCGCCAAATCGGGCACGACATTGTCGGACCAGTATTTGATCGGCTACAGCCCTTCGCTGACTGCCGGCATCTGGAATGGCTTTGACAAAGGATTGCAATTGAGCAACCCGATCGACAAAGCCGCTTCGAAAAAGATCTGGATGGAATTCATGGAAGAAGCCCATAAGGGGAACGCGCCAGAACCATTTCTGCCGCCTCCTGGTGTCAGCAATGTGAAGATTGATGTGGAAACAGGCGGAATCGCCGTCGCCGGCTGCGACCGTCAGCGTTTCGTCTATGTGAAGGAAAAGGACATCCCGCAAAAACTATGCACCGACCGGGCTTTGCGCGAACAGCGCTCTTCCGGAAAAGGCGACGACAAAAAGTTCGACTTATTTCCATTTTCGTTTTTTGAGTGA
- a CDS encoding DUF1934 domain-containing protein, with protein sequence MERQQLGKQVDIRLHSSVRHPGQAKETQEFRLTGRLIEKRGTSYLQYEERQGGTIETIVKLDPNEALIMRKGAVRMRLPFSVENRRMGSYNNGPVTFDLHVETDHLRFTQEQGGLSGRFDVQYRLSDGSSLLGTYHLIITYTEGKS encoded by the coding sequence ATGGAACGGCAGCAACTAGGGAAACAAGTGGATATCCGGCTCCATTCGTCAGTCCGGCATCCGGGGCAAGCAAAGGAAACGCAAGAGTTCCGATTGACGGGAAGACTCATTGAAAAAAGGGGAACCTCCTATTTGCAATACGAAGAACGACAGGGCGGCACGATCGAGACGATTGTCAAACTGGATCCGAACGAGGCCCTAATCATGCGCAAAGGGGCTGTCCGGATGCGGCTGCCTTTCAGTGTGGAAAACAGGCGGATGGGATCCTACAACAACGGCCCTGTGACTTTCGATCTCCATGTCGAAACGGACCATTTGCGCTTCACTCAGGAACAGGGTGGTCTCTCGGGCCGGTTCGATGTCCAATATCGGCTATCGGACGGCAGCTCCTTACTCGGCACATACCACTTGATTATTACATACACGGAGGGAAAATCATGA